One part of the Andrena cerasifolii isolate SP2316 chromosome 4, iyAndCera1_principal, whole genome shotgun sequence genome encodes these proteins:
- the LOC143368072 gene encoding uncharacterized protein LOC143368072, with protein MYKLLLTLTLVAFSSGVLCNVVPNLPDTANLSLDRMEIMNNNDNEISNITDSELLTIEEDDDVDYQSGRDVNGQPLDMLKVMKGCVDRVPRDDYAVVPSMGAYKLHKRSRKWNDARKSCMAEGGDGNYLYT; from the exons ATGTACAAACTGTTGCTGACGCTGACTCTTGTCGCTTTTTCAAGCGGAGTGCTTTGCAATGTAGTACCAAATCTGCCCGACACCGCCAACTTGAGCTTGGACCGGATGGAAATAATGAACAACAATGACAATGAGATTAGCAACATTACAG ATTCCGAGTTGTTGACAATTGAAGAGGATGACGATGTTGATTATCAATCTGGCCGCGACGTGAACGGCCAGCCCTTGGACATGCTCAAGGTGATGAAGGGGTGCGTAGATCGCGTGCCGAGGGATGACTACGCGGTCGTTCCGAGCATGGGGGCCTACAAGCTGCACAAGCGCAGCAGGAAGTGGAACGATGCACGGAAATCCTGCATGGCCGAAGGAGGTGATGGAAATTATTTGTATACGTGA